A region of Homalodisca vitripennis isolate AUS2020 unplaced genomic scaffold, UT_GWSS_2.1 ScUCBcl_12909;HRSCAF=22879, whole genome shotgun sequence DNA encodes the following proteins:
- the LOC124375064 gene encoding putative nuclease HARBI1 translates to MSTFEDLAAYAVIAVAIKKRKKRRHQMWKKEWLQRKRFNHVHLLRELEAYPRDWKNYLRMDEKTYFDLLRIVTPLITKQDTKMREAITPHEKLTATLRYLSTGRTMEDLKFSTRISPQTLGRIIPETCSAIVKALNDYCKVPNTAEEWKQIAQEYGEKWNFPNCLGSMDGKHIAITPPPGSGSYFYNYKGFHSQVLFCIASANYEIIYFHFGVNGRVSDGGVLKETDFNKKLTDKSLNLPEEGIVDGEALPYVFIADDAFPLTEVIMKPFSYRVANKPRKVYNYRLSRARRMVESVFGILAERFQVLQKPITFIDLKKVNSVVVACCYLHNYLRRTIPQRYSPKDWLDLDDDEVGVSKPGTKNQRSHGITSKTNRSPNG, encoded by the exons ATGTCTACGTTTGAAGATTTGGCAGCATACGCTGTAATAGCGGTAGCTATTAAAAAACGCAAGAAACGAAGGCATCAAATGTGGAAAAAAGAATGGCTTCAGAGGAAGAGATTTAACCACGTTCACCTTCTTAGGGAGCTTGAAGCATATCCTAGAGACTGGAAAAACTACTTAAGAATGGACGAGAAAACGTACTTTGATTTATTACGTATAGTAACACCATTGATTaccaaacaagatacaaaaatgaGGGAAGCCATTACACCACATGAAAAACTGACTGCGACATTGCGGTATCTAAGCACTGGCAGAACAATggaagatttaaagttttcaacgAGAATTTCCCCCCAAACATTAGGAAGAATAATTCCAGAGACCTGCTCAGCTATTGTCAAGGCCTTGAATGACTATTGCAAG GTACCGAATACAGCCGAGGAGTGGAAACAAATTGCACAGGAGTACGGGGAAAAATGGAATTTCCCCAACTGCCTAGGCAGCATGGATGGAAAGCATATAGCCATAACACCACCACCTGGAAGTGGTTCTTACTTCTATAACTATAAGGGTTTCCATAGTCAGGTACTTTTCTGCATTGCTAgtgcaaactatgaaataatttattttcattttggtgttAATGGCCGGGTATCTGATGGAGGAGTTCTGAAAGAGACAGACTTCAACAAGAAACTAACAGATAAAAGCCTCAATTTACCTGAAGAGGGCATTGTAGACGGCGAAGCTCTTCCATACGTATTCATTGCAGATGACGCCTTCCCCCTAACTGAGGTCATAATGAAACCCTTTTCCTATAGGGTTGCAAACAAACCTAGAAAGGTATATAACTACCGACTCTCAAGAGCACGCCGAATGGTCGAAAGTGTTTTTGGGATTCTCGCTGAGAGATTTCAGGTTCTACAAAAACCAATCACCTTCATTGACTTGAAGAAAGTGAATAGTGTTGTTGTTGCGTGCTGCTACCTGCACAACTATTTGCGTAGGACAATCCCTCAAAGGTACTCACCTAAAGACTGGTTGGATTTAGATGACGACGAAGTTGGTGTGTCTAAGCCTGGGACCAAGAACCAGCGATCACATGGCATTACAAGTAAGACAAACCGATCGCCCAATGGCTAG